Proteins found in one Mycobacteriales bacterium genomic segment:
- a CDS encoding CocE/NonD family hydrolase encodes MRSPRPVLLAAGLALGVVAAALAVPAGAAPTQPATAFTTVVPGPAPAPKVDGSLDAVYTVPTRHGPIALNVVHPTSGGKVLRAHGILTITPYSQLGRNGDASTWVPRGYARMTADTIGTGDSGGCYDYGGKREKETGFDIVQWIAKQPWSAGRLGMRGGSYDGTTATATAVMRPPALATIVPEAAISRWYDYAYSGGIRYTLNNEARGPQGPGSVTDEGLDTPLAFDFGFSTLPPTDVTSPGYAERLAATTVVCDEVEHTMKGYDTTPDYDAFWVERDYAALASKITIPVMVVHNWGDWNVKQDTALRLFNSLTGSKERRLFFGTRWDGHGTPGGTYKATLVAWMDRWVGGVRNGIEKELPTVTTQTSTNEGAAGFLTATSLKTTPLRLGSTGDFQFVRGAGTGTGTAGITVTGSGTESVALADLSPGGHETYAVLTSDVLAQDLRILGSPSVKVSVDSGRTWLTLAVSLVDVSTEGAADVAVTRGWLDTRYEKGLDKQRLSAPGARAHGVTLKPTDYTFTRGHRIALVVSGEQAEWVIPKVYDGTPCATCTGFTLKVGAGTTLTLPVTGSTRALP; translated from the coding sequence ATGCGCTCCCCCCGACCCGTCCTGCTCGCCGCGGGCCTCGCGCTCGGCGTCGTCGCCGCGGCCCTCGCCGTGCCCGCCGGCGCGGCCCCGACCCAGCCCGCGACCGCTTTCACGACCGTCGTGCCGGGCCCAGCCCCCGCGCCGAAGGTCGACGGGTCGCTGGATGCCGTCTACACCGTGCCGACCCGCCACGGCCCGATCGCGCTCAACGTCGTGCACCCCACGTCGGGCGGCAAGGTGCTGCGCGCTCACGGCATCCTCACCATCACCCCCTACAGCCAGCTCGGGCGCAACGGTGACGCCTCGACCTGGGTGCCCCGCGGCTACGCCCGCATGACGGCCGACACGATCGGCACCGGCGACTCCGGCGGTTGCTACGACTACGGCGGCAAGCGCGAGAAGGAGACCGGCTTCGACATCGTCCAGTGGATCGCGAAGCAGCCCTGGTCGGCCGGGCGGCTCGGGATGCGCGGCGGCTCCTACGACGGCACCACCGCCACCGCGACCGCCGTGATGCGCCCGCCGGCGCTCGCCACGATCGTCCCTGAGGCGGCCATCAGCCGCTGGTACGACTACGCCTACAGCGGCGGCATCCGCTACACCCTCAACAACGAGGCGCGCGGCCCGCAGGGCCCGGGGTCGGTCACCGACGAGGGCCTCGACACGCCACTCGCGTTCGACTTCGGGTTCTCCACCCTGCCGCCCACCGACGTCACGAGCCCCGGCTACGCCGAGCGGCTCGCCGCCACCACGGTCGTGTGCGACGAGGTCGAGCACACCATGAAGGGCTACGACACCACCCCGGACTACGACGCCTTCTGGGTCGAGCGCGACTACGCCGCCCTCGCCTCCAAGATCACGATCCCGGTCATGGTCGTCCACAACTGGGGTGACTGGAACGTCAAGCAGGACACCGCCCTCCGGCTGTTCAACAGCCTCACAGGGTCGAAGGAGCGGCGGCTGTTCTTCGGCACCCGCTGGGACGGCCACGGCACACCGGGCGGCACCTACAAGGCGACCCTCGTCGCCTGGATGGACCGCTGGGTCGGCGGGGTGCGCAACGGCATCGAGAAGGAGCTGCCGACCGTGACCACCCAGACCTCGACGAACGAGGGCGCGGCTGGCTTCCTCACCGCGACGAGCCTGAAGACGACCCCGCTGCGGCTCGGCTCGACCGGCGACTTCCAGTTCGTCCGCGGGGCCGGCACCGGCACGGGCACCGCCGGCATCACCGTCACCGGCAGCGGCACGGAGTCCGTGGCGCTCGCCGACCTCAGCCCCGGCGGCCACGAGACCTACGCGGTGCTGACCTCCGACGTCCTCGCGCAGGACCTGCGGATCCTCGGCTCGCCGAGCGTCAAGGTCTCCGTCGACAGCGGCCGCACCTGGCTGACGCTCGCGGTCTCCCTCGTCGACGTCAGTACCGAGGGCGCCGCCGACGTGGCCGTCACCCGCGGCTGGCTCGACACCCGCTACGAGAAGGGCCTCGACAAGCAGCGGCTCTCTGCCCCGGGCGCCCGCGCCCACGGCGTGACGCTCAAGCCGACCGACTACACCTTCACGCGCGGCCACCGCATCGCGCTCGTCGTGTCCGGCGAGCAGGCCGAGTGGGTCATCCCCAAGGTCTACGACGGGACCCCCTGCGCGACCTGCACCGGCTTCACGCTGAAGGTCGGCGCGGGCACCACGCTCACCCTCCCCGTCACCGGCTCCACCCGCGCCCTCCCCTAA
- a CDS encoding MBL fold metallo-hydrolase — protein MTAYTGEVEVGGPVDVRELGGLTITKVATNPFNNNCYLLRAPGGETLLVDASGDADRLLEALGDGRLVGIVETHGHWDHQQALVEVVETTGAPVLATAADAADLPVPVDRVLADGDAVEVGDARLTAITLVGHTPGSVALYYAEDGGHLFSGDSLFPGGVGNTEKDPLRFASLLGDVETKLFGALPDTTWVYAGHGSDTTLGAERPSLPEWRARGW, from the coding sequence GTGACGGCGTACACAGGTGAGGTCGAGGTCGGCGGTCCCGTCGACGTCCGCGAGCTGGGCGGGCTGACGATCACCAAGGTCGCCACCAACCCCTTCAACAACAACTGCTACCTGCTGCGCGCGCCCGGCGGCGAGACGCTGCTCGTCGACGCCTCCGGCGACGCCGACCGGCTGCTCGAGGCGCTCGGCGACGGCCGCCTCGTCGGGATCGTCGAGACGCACGGGCACTGGGACCACCAGCAGGCGCTCGTCGAGGTGGTCGAGACCACCGGCGCACCGGTCCTCGCCACCGCGGCCGACGCCGCCGACCTGCCCGTGCCCGTCGACCGGGTCCTCGCCGACGGCGACGCCGTCGAGGTCGGCGACGCCCGCCTCACCGCGATCACGCTGGTCGGCCACACCCCCGGCTCCGTGGCGCTCTACTACGCCGAGGACGGCGGCCACCTGTTCAGCGGTGACTCGCTGTTCCCCGGTGGCGTCGGCAACACCGAGAAGGACCCGCTGCGGTTCGCGTCACTGCTCGGCGACGTCGAGACCAAGCTCTTCGGCGCGCTGCCCGACACGACCTGGGTCTACGCCGGCCACGGCTCGGACACGACCCTCGGCGCCGAGCGCCCGTCGCTGCCCGAGTGGCGCGCCCGCGGCTGGTGA
- the uvrC gene encoding excinuclease ABC subunit UvrC, with product MADPSTYRPAAGSIPVEPGVYRFRDATGRVVYVGKAKSLRSRLSSYFQDLGNLHPRTRQMVTTAASVEWTVVGTEVEALQLEYSWIKEYDPRFNVRYRDDKSYPSLAVTLHEDYPRLQVMRGPKKTGVRYFGPYAHAWAIRETLDLLLRVFPARTCSSGVFTRAGQVGRPCLLGYIGKCSAPCVGRVSQVEHRAIVDDFCDFMAGQTGPYLKRLEKEMAAAAQAQEYERAARLRDDVGALRRALEKQAVVLGDGTDADVVGIAEDALEAAVQVFFVRGGRVRGQRGFVVDKVEDLTTGELVGQFLAQSYGDDPLAEEEQDRRMLPGAGVEVGVDDVPREVLVPALPPDAEAITTWLAQLRGTRVALRVPQRGDKKALMETVERNAAQAFALHKTKRASDLTARSKALAEIQEALGLDQAPLRIECFDVSNLQGTSVVASMVVFEDGLARKSEYRRFAVKSVDGQDDVASMNEVLTRRFARHVAERLETGGDGPHAAGPLDPAGPLDPETGRPRRFAYPPQLVVVDGGPPQVAAAQRALDALGVDDVALCGLAKRLEEVWLPGHEDPVILPRTSEGLYLLQRIRDEAHRFAIAYHRQKRSKSMVVSALDDVAGLGETRKKALLRHFGSLKRLKAASVEELMEVQGVGRRTAESVVSALSGGTPAAPAFDPVTGEVVG from the coding sequence GTGGCAGACCCGTCGACCTACCGCCCGGCGGCGGGGTCGATCCCGGTCGAGCCAGGGGTCTACCGCTTTCGCGACGCGACCGGCCGGGTCGTCTACGTCGGCAAGGCCAAGAGCCTGCGCAGCCGGCTGTCGTCGTACTTCCAGGACCTGGGCAACCTGCACCCGCGCACCCGGCAGATGGTCACCACGGCGGCGTCGGTCGAGTGGACCGTCGTCGGCACCGAAGTCGAGGCGCTGCAGCTGGAGTACAGCTGGATCAAGGAGTACGACCCGCGGTTCAACGTGCGCTACCGCGACGACAAGAGCTACCCGTCGCTGGCCGTGACGCTGCACGAGGACTACCCGCGGCTGCAGGTCATGCGCGGGCCCAAGAAGACGGGCGTGCGCTACTTCGGGCCCTACGCGCACGCGTGGGCGATCCGCGAGACGCTCGACCTGCTGCTGCGCGTCTTCCCGGCCCGCACCTGCTCCTCTGGCGTCTTCACCCGCGCCGGCCAGGTCGGCCGGCCGTGTCTGCTCGGCTACATCGGCAAGTGCTCCGCGCCCTGCGTCGGGCGGGTCTCGCAGGTGGAGCACCGCGCGATCGTCGACGACTTCTGCGACTTCATGGCCGGCCAGACCGGGCCCTACCTCAAGCGGCTCGAGAAGGAGATGGCCGCGGCAGCGCAGGCCCAGGAGTACGAGCGCGCCGCCCGCCTGCGCGATGACGTCGGGGCGCTGCGGCGGGCGCTCGAGAAGCAGGCAGTGGTGCTCGGCGACGGCACCGACGCCGACGTGGTCGGCATCGCCGAGGACGCCCTCGAGGCCGCGGTGCAGGTCTTCTTCGTGCGCGGCGGGCGGGTGCGCGGCCAGCGCGGTTTCGTCGTCGACAAGGTGGAGGACCTCACGACCGGCGAGCTCGTCGGGCAGTTCCTCGCCCAGTCCTACGGCGACGACCCGCTCGCGGAGGAGGAGCAGGACCGCCGGATGCTGCCCGGCGCTGGCGTCGAGGTCGGGGTCGACGACGTGCCCCGCGAGGTCCTCGTGCCAGCGCTGCCGCCCGACGCCGAGGCGATCACGACCTGGCTGGCGCAGCTGCGCGGGACCCGCGTGGCCCTGCGGGTGCCGCAGCGCGGTGACAAGAAGGCGCTGATGGAGACCGTTGAGCGCAACGCCGCGCAGGCCTTCGCCCTTCACAAGACCAAGCGCGCCAGTGACCTCACCGCCCGGTCGAAGGCGCTCGCCGAGATTCAGGAGGCGCTCGGTCTCGACCAGGCGCCGCTGCGGATCGAGTGCTTCGACGTCTCCAACCTGCAAGGCACCTCCGTCGTCGCCTCGATGGTCGTCTTCGAGGACGGCCTGGCCCGCAAGTCGGAGTACCGCCGCTTCGCCGTCAAGAGCGTCGACGGCCAGGACGACGTGGCCTCGATGAACGAGGTCCTCACCCGCAGGTTCGCCCGCCACGTGGCGGAGCGGCTCGAGACCGGCGGGGACGGGCCACACGCTGCCGGTCCGCTCGACCCTGCCGGGCCGCTCGACCCCGAGACCGGCCGGCCACGGCGCTTCGCCTACCCGCCGCAGCTCGTCGTCGTCGACGGCGGCCCGCCGCAGGTCGCGGCCGCCCAGCGCGCCCTCGACGCCCTCGGGGTCGACGACGTGGCGCTGTGCGGGCTGGCCAAGCGGCTCGAGGAGGTGTGGCTGCCCGGCCACGAGGACCCGGTGATCCTGCCGCGCACGTCGGAGGGGCTCTACCTCCTCCAGCGGATCCGCGACGAGGCCCACCGCTTCGCCATCGCCTACCACCGCCAGAAGCGCTCCAAGAGCATGGTCGTGTCGGCCCTCGACGACGTCGCGGGCCTCGGTGAGACCCGCAAGAAGGCCCTACTGCGACACTTCGGCTCCCTCAAGCGGCTCAAGGCCGCCTCGGTGGAGGAGCTCATGGAGGTGCAGGGCGTGGGACGGCGTACGGCGGAGTCGGTGGTGAGCGCCCTGTCGGGCGGCACCCCCGCTGCTCCGGCCTTCGACCCGGTCACCGGGGAGGTCGTCGGATGA
- a CDS encoding L,D-transpeptidase family protein, with amino-acid sequence MPLSTLTRAALVGAVAGALLTAGAVPARAASPTLSGLAPTSARPGATVTLTGTDLAGATAVSLGSAPMAFTVVDATSLTAIVPTGAVTASVSVTTPEGTAPGPVLTVVPPPATPSVTGRAGRGTVELRLTGPGSAGVVVRALAGTTPPATTTEGRALTGAALVTDTGLTDGTPVSYSVWAVDTDGTTSASPATTTLTPGPPAPTTLRIAPQTGTTVYAGSRVTVTGRLFQTTGGKAVSGVLVDLLARTGGTTTVRKVVTLRTRPDGLVAYPLTQRVATEYQLRFAGDAFDTAAASPKAVVRVQPRINARFSPGAVLKGQGTTLLGTISPAYQGARVALQRKTGSGSFVTVLTAATASDGRYSAGVTLTATTTYRAVLVGTSAYNAAATAPLTVRVDPRDLRIGMRGADVLAVEQALWSQGRADVGRIDGIFDNDTRHGVIAFQKSQGLARTGVFQSVTRTRLAGHSQRAPRVAPTAARTVEIDLSQQVLRMYEKGRLVRLADVSTGNDENYVSDGVTYKAYTPIGRFSVQRKIDGIRVSRLGELYRPAYFTGGWAVHGSPSVPTYPASHGCVRVTNSQMDRLYPLLTIGVPVTVYAR; translated from the coding sequence GTGCCCCTCTCGACGCTGACCCGCGCGGCGCTCGTCGGCGCCGTCGCCGGCGCGCTCCTCACCGCCGGAGCCGTCCCCGCGCGTGCCGCCTCCCCGACGCTCTCCGGGCTCGCACCCACGAGCGCCCGCCCGGGCGCCACCGTGACCCTGACCGGCACCGACCTCGCCGGCGCGACCGCCGTGTCGCTGGGCAGCGCGCCGATGGCCTTCACCGTCGTCGACGCGACCAGCCTCACCGCGATCGTGCCGACCGGTGCGGTCACCGCCTCGGTCTCCGTCACGACGCCCGAGGGCACCGCTCCCGGCCCGGTCCTCACCGTCGTGCCGCCCCCCGCCACCCCGTCGGTGACCGGCCGCGCGGGCCGCGGCACGGTCGAGCTGCGCCTGACTGGGCCCGGCAGCGCCGGTGTCGTCGTGCGGGCCCTGGCCGGGACGACGCCTCCCGCGACGACCACCGAGGGGCGCGCGCTGACCGGCGCGGCCCTCGTCACCGACACCGGCCTCACCGACGGCACCCCCGTCTCCTACTCGGTGTGGGCGGTCGACACCGACGGCACCACCAGCGCCTCGCCCGCCACGACGACCCTCACCCCCGGCCCGCCGGCGCCCACGACGCTGCGGATCGCACCGCAGACGGGCACCACGGTCTACGCCGGGAGCCGGGTCACCGTCACCGGCCGGCTGTTCCAGACCACGGGCGGGAAGGCCGTCAGTGGAGTCCTCGTCGACCTGCTCGCCCGCACCGGCGGCACCACGACCGTCCGCAAGGTCGTGACGCTGCGCACCCGCCCGGACGGGCTCGTGGCCTACCCGCTCACCCAGCGGGTGGCCACGGAGTACCAGCTGCGCTTCGCCGGCGACGCCTTCGACACGGCAGCGGCCAGCCCGAAAGCCGTCGTCCGGGTCCAGCCGAGGATCAACGCCCGCTTCTCGCCCGGCGCGGTGCTGAAGGGGCAGGGCACGACGCTGCTCGGCACGATCTCGCCCGCCTACCAGGGTGCCCGGGTGGCGCTGCAGCGCAAGACCGGCTCTGGGTCCTTCGTCACGGTCCTCACGGCCGCGACGGCGTCCGACGGCCGCTACTCCGCCGGCGTCACCCTGACCGCCACCACGACCTACCGCGCGGTCCTGGTCGGGACCAGCGCCTACAACGCCGCGGCCACGGCTCCGCTGACGGTCCGGGTCGACCCGCGTGACCTGCGGATCGGGATGCGCGGCGCGGACGTGCTCGCGGTCGAGCAGGCGCTGTGGTCGCAGGGCAGGGCCGACGTCGGGCGCATCGACGGCATCTTCGACAACGACACCCGCCACGGCGTCATCGCCTTCCAGAAGTCGCAGGGCCTGGCCCGCACCGGGGTCTTCCAGTCCGTCACCCGCACCCGACTCGCGGGCCACAGCCAGCGGGCCCCGAGGGTCGCGCCCACGGCCGCCCGCACCGTCGAGATCGACCTGTCGCAGCAGGTCCTGCGGATGTACGAGAAGGGCCGCCTGGTCCGCCTCGCCGACGTCTCGACCGGCAACGACGAGAACTACGTCTCCGACGGGGTCACCTACAAGGCCTACACCCCCATCGGTCGCTTCAGCGTGCAGCGCAAGATCGACGGCATCCGGGTCAGCCGGCTCGGCGAGCTCTACCGGCCGGCCTACTTCACCGGGGGCTGGGCGGTCCACGGCTCGCCGTCGGTGCCGACCTACCCCGCGAGCCACGGGTGCGTGCGCGTCACCAACAGCCAGATGGACCGGCTCTACCCGCTGCTCACGATCGGCGTCCCCGTCACGGTCTACGCCCGCTAG
- the uvrA gene encoding excinuclease ABC subunit UvrA, giving the protein MADRLVVRGAREHNLKDVSLDLPRDALIVFTGLSGSGKSSLAFDTIFAEGQRRYVESLSAYARQFLGQMDKPDVDFIEGLSPAVSIDQKSTNRNPRSTVGTITEVYDYLRLLYARAGTPHCPVCGKVISRQQPSQIVDRVLELEEGSRFQVLAPVIRERKGEYVDLFADLQTKGFSRARVDGVVHALTEVPKLKKQEKHTIEVVVDRLTVKESSKRRLTDSVETALQLGGGLVTLDFVDLPEDDLHRERTFSEHLACLDDDLSFEEMEPRSFSFNSPFGACPDCHGLGTRQEVDPELVVPDPDKSLAEGALQPWSSGHNIEYFGRLLQALGDAVGFTLKQPWSSLTKKQQQAVLHGHDTEVHVRYKNRYGRERSYYTAYEGVIPFLERRHSEAESETSRERYEGYMREVPCPVCQGARLKPEVLAVTLGGLSIAAVAAMSIGDCAQFLRSLELDDRQKIIAERVLKEVNARLGFLLDVGLDYLSLDRAAATLAGGEAQRIRLATQIGSGLVGVLYVLDEPSIGLHQRDNRRLIETLVRLRDLGNTLIVVEHDEDTVRTADWVVDIGPGAGEHGGQVVVSGTVEDLLTSEHSITGMYLSGRRSIEVPAVRRPQDPSRELRVVGAREHNLRDVSVSFPLGNLVAVTGVSGSGKSTLVNDILATVLVKQLNGSREVPGRHKRVEGLEHLDKVVRVDQSPIGRTPRSNPATYTGVFDHMRKLFAETTEAKVRGYLPGRFSFNVKGGRCEACAGDGTIKIEMNFLPDVYVPCEICAGARYNRETLEVHFKGKTISEVLDMPIEEAASFFEAVPAISRHLKTLVDVGLGYVRLGQPAPTLSGGEAQRVKLASELQKRQTGRTVYVLDEPTTGLHFEDIRKLLGVLNRLVDAGNSVIVIEHNLDVIKTADWVVDMGPEGGSGGGTVVAEGTPEHIAGVKASHTGRFLGELFAGRAAPATTATTATPAKRAAKKVAAASSAKPAAKASRRTPSPSR; this is encoded by the coding sequence GTGGCTGACCGCCTCGTCGTGCGCGGTGCGCGCGAGCACAACCTCAAGGACGTCTCGCTCGACCTGCCCCGCGACGCCCTCATCGTCTTCACCGGCCTGTCCGGCTCCGGGAAGTCCAGCCTCGCCTTCGACACGATCTTCGCCGAGGGGCAGCGACGCTACGTCGAGTCGCTGTCGGCCTACGCCCGGCAGTTCCTCGGGCAGATGGACAAGCCCGACGTCGACTTCATCGAGGGCCTGTCGCCGGCGGTGTCGATCGACCAGAAGTCGACAAACCGCAATCCGCGCTCCACCGTCGGCACGATCACCGAGGTCTACGACTACCTCCGCCTGCTCTACGCCCGGGCCGGCACGCCGCACTGCCCGGTCTGCGGCAAGGTCATCAGCCGCCAGCAGCCCTCGCAGATCGTCGACCGGGTCCTCGAGCTCGAGGAGGGCAGCCGCTTCCAGGTGCTCGCGCCGGTCATCCGCGAGCGCAAGGGGGAGTACGTCGACCTGTTCGCCGACCTCCAGACGAAGGGGTTCAGCCGCGCCCGCGTCGACGGGGTCGTGCACGCCCTCACCGAGGTCCCCAAGCTCAAGAAGCAGGAGAAGCACACCATCGAGGTGGTCGTCGACCGCCTCACCGTCAAGGAGTCGAGCAAGCGCCGGCTGACCGACTCGGTCGAGACCGCGCTGCAGCTCGGCGGCGGGCTCGTGACGCTGGACTTCGTCGACCTGCCCGAGGACGACCTGCACCGCGAGCGCACCTTCTCCGAGCACCTCGCGTGCCTCGACGACGACCTGTCGTTCGAGGAGATGGAGCCGCGGTCGTTCTCCTTCAACAGCCCCTTCGGTGCCTGCCCGGACTGCCACGGCCTCGGCACCCGCCAGGAGGTCGACCCGGAGCTGGTCGTCCCCGACCCCGACAAGTCCCTCGCCGAAGGTGCGCTGCAGCCGTGGTCCAGCGGCCACAACATCGAGTACTTCGGCCGGCTGCTTCAGGCGCTCGGCGACGCGGTCGGCTTCACGCTGAAGCAGCCCTGGTCGTCGCTGACCAAGAAGCAGCAGCAGGCCGTTTTGCACGGCCACGACACCGAGGTGCACGTCCGCTACAAGAACCGCTACGGCAGGGAGCGGAGCTACTACACGGCGTACGAAGGTGTGATCCCGTTCCTCGAGCGCCGCCACTCCGAGGCCGAGAGCGAGACCAGCCGGGAGCGCTACGAGGGCTACATGCGCGAGGTGCCGTGCCCGGTGTGCCAGGGCGCGCGGCTCAAGCCCGAGGTGCTCGCCGTGACCCTCGGCGGCCTGTCGATCGCGGCCGTCGCCGCGATGTCGATCGGCGACTGCGCGCAGTTCCTGCGCTCGCTCGAGCTCGACGACCGGCAGAAGATCATCGCCGAGCGGGTCCTCAAGGAGGTCAACGCGCGGCTGGGCTTCCTGCTCGACGTCGGCCTCGACTACCTCTCGCTCGACCGGGCCGCGGCCACGCTGGCCGGTGGAGAGGCGCAGCGGATCCGGCTCGCGACGCAGATCGGCTCCGGTCTCGTCGGCGTCCTCTACGTCCTCGACGAGCCGTCGATCGGGCTGCACCAGCGCGACAACCGTCGGCTCATCGAGACCCTCGTGCGGCTGCGCGACCTCGGCAACACCCTCATCGTCGTCGAGCACGACGAGGACACCGTCCGGACCGCCGACTGGGTCGTCGACATCGGGCCCGGCGCGGGCGAGCACGGCGGCCAGGTCGTCGTGTCGGGCACCGTCGAGGACCTGCTGACCAGCGAGCACTCCATCACCGGGATGTACCTCTCCGGTCGCCGCTCCATCGAGGTCCCGGCCGTCCGTCGACCGCAGGACCCGTCCCGCGAGCTGCGCGTCGTCGGCGCCCGCGAGCACAACCTGCGCGACGTGAGCGTCTCCTTCCCGCTCGGCAACCTCGTCGCCGTCACCGGCGTCAGCGGGTCGGGCAAGTCGACGCTCGTCAACGACATCCTCGCGACCGTACTGGTCAAGCAGCTCAACGGCTCGCGCGAGGTGCCCGGCCGCCACAAGCGGGTCGAGGGCCTCGAGCACCTCGACAAGGTGGTGCGCGTCGACCAGTCGCCGATCGGGCGCACCCCGCGCTCCAACCCGGCGACCTACACCGGCGTCTTCGACCACATGCGCAAGCTGTTCGCCGAGACGACCGAGGCGAAGGTCCGGGGCTACCTCCCCGGCCGCTTCTCCTTCAACGTCAAGGGCGGCCGCTGCGAGGCGTGCGCCGGCGACGGCACCATCAAGATCGAGATGAACTTCCTGCCGGACGTCTACGTCCCGTGCGAGATCTGCGCCGGCGCCCGCTACAACCGCGAGACGCTCGAGGTCCACTTCAAGGGCAAGACCATCTCCGAGGTCCTCGACATGCCGATCGAGGAGGCCGCGTCGTTCTTCGAGGCGGTCCCCGCGATCTCGCGCCACCTCAAGACGCTGGTCGATGTCGGCCTCGGCTACGTCCGGCTCGGCCAGCCCGCACCGACCCTGTCCGGCGGTGAGGCGCAGCGCGTCAAGCTCGCCTCTGAGCTGCAGAAGCGCCAGACCGGCCGGACCGTCTACGTCCTCGACGAGCCGACGACCGGCCTGCACTTCGAGGACATCCGCAAGCTGCTCGGTGTCCTCAACAGGCTCGTCGACGCGGGCAACTCCGTGATCGTCATCGAGCACAACCTCGACGTCATCAAGACCGCCGACTGGGTCGTCGACATGGGCCCGGAGGGTGGCTCGGGTGGCGGCACCGTCGTCGCGGAGGGCACCCCCGAGCACATCGCGGGCGTCAAGGCCTCCCACACCGGGCGCTTCCTCGGCGAGCTGTTCGCGGGTCGCGCGGCCCCGGCCACGACGGCCACGACGGCCACGCCCGCGAAACGGGCCGCCAAGAAGGTCGCCGCGGCGTCATCGGCCAAGCCCGCAGCCAAGGCGTCCCGGCGTACCCCCTCTCCCTCCCGTTAA